CGTGGCGCGCCTGGTCGGGACACGCGACGTACCGATCCTGGGAGTGAACCTCGGCGGCCTTGGATTTTTGACCGAGGTGACCCTTGAGGAGATCTATTCAACCCTGGAGGCGGTCTTACAGGGCAACTATGAAGTGACTCACCGGATCCTGCTGACCGCGACGGTCTATCGGCAGGGAGAGCGGATTGCCGAGTATGTTGCGTTGAACGACGCGGTCATCAACAAAGGTGTGCTGGCCCGGATGATCGAGCTGGAGACCTACATCGACGGGCAGTATGTCACGACCTTCCGCGCCGACGGCCTTATCCTTTCTACCCCGACCGGCTCAACCGCCTACTGCCTGGCGGCCGGTGGTCCGATCGTCTACCCGACACTTCGCGCGCTTGTTATGACCCCGATCTGTCCCCATACCCTCACCCTCCGCCCCATTGTGATCCCGGACGCCGCAAAGGTGGAGATTGTCCAGAGTTCGACGGATGAGAACACCTGCCTGACCATGGACGGCCAGGTAGGGTTTACCCTTCGCCATCGCGATGTGATCAAGGTTGTTCGCTCAGACCACACCATCACGTTGCTCAAGGCGCCCGGGAAAGACTACTTCCAGATCCTTCGCACCAAGCTGAAATGGGGCGAGCGGTAACGTCGTGCTCCGCGAGCTCCAGATTGCGAATTTCGCCCTGATCGACGCGCTCCGGGTAGAGTTTGGTCCCGGCTTGAATGTCCTTACAGGAGAAACCGGCGCCGGAAAGTCGATCATCATCGACGCCTTGGGGCTCACGCTGGGGACGAGGGGAGAGGCGGAGCAGATCCGCACCGGGGCGGAAGGCGCAACAGTAGAGGCGGCGTTCGATCTGCAGGGCGACGAGGCTCGGCGGCTGCTCAGCGAGAGCGGGATCGAGTGCCCCCCCGATGAGTTCCTGCTCGTGCGGCGCGTGCTCCTGCGCGAGGGCAAGAGCAAGGCCTACCTAAATGGGGGGCTCTCGTCGGCTACGTGGCTTCGTGACCTTGGTGAACTTCTGGTCGAGGTCCACGGCCAGCACCAGGGGGTAGTCCTGACTCAGCCTTCTCGCCAACGGTTACTCCTCGATGCCTATGCCGATCTCACGGAAGACGTGACGGCTTTCCGTATGCTGTACAGCCGACGCCAGGCCCTGAGGGCGGAATTGGACGCGCTGCGCGCGGGCGAGCGGGAAAAGGCCCAGCGCCTTGATCAGCTCCAGTATCAGCGAGGAGAGATCGCCGCCGCGCGACTGAACGAGGAAGAGGAAGAGGAGCTTACCCAGGAGCGGACGATCCTCACGCACGCCGAGCGGCTGCACGCTGCGGCGCACCTTGGATACGAGGGGTTGTACGGAGAGCAGGGTTCGGTCGTGGGTCGCCTGGCCGCGATTGTGTCGAAGCTCAACGATGCACAGCACATCGATCCGCGGCTGAAAGAGGTCGTCGAGACCTGCGAGGCTGCCATTGCGTCGGTTGAGGATGCTGCCGCCCAGCTCAGGGACTATAGGGAACGGGTTGCCTTTGATCCTGAGCGTCTGGAGCAGGTGGAGGGACGACTGCACGAG
This DNA window, taken from Candidatus Methylomirabilis sp., encodes the following:
- a CDS encoding NAD(+)/NADH kinase; the encoded protein is MKRIGIIAKFHKPEARTILAELVPWLTAKGVEAVLDEETAKLAGITGGQPKPDLPGLVDLLLVLGGDGTLLSVARLVGTRDVPILGVNLGGLGFLTEVTLEEIYSTLEAVLQGNYEVTHRILLTATVYRQGERIAEYVALNDAVINKGVLARMIELETYIDGQYVTTFRADGLILSTPTGSTAYCLAAGGPIVYPTLRALVMTPICPHTLTLRPIVIPDAAKVEIVQSSTDENTCLTMDGQVGFTLRHRDVIKVVRSDHTITLLKAPGKDYFQILRTKLKWGER
- the recN gene encoding DNA repair protein RecN, which produces MLRELQIANFALIDALRVEFGPGLNVLTGETGAGKSIIIDALGLTLGTRGEAEQIRTGAEGATVEAAFDLQGDEARRLLSESGIECPPDEFLLVRRVLLREGKSKAYLNGGLSSATWLRDLGELLVEVHGQHQGVVLTQPSRQRLLLDAYADLTEDVTAFRMLYSRRQALRAELDALRAGEREKAQRLDQLQYQRGEIAAARLNEEEEEELTQERTILTHAERLHAAAHLGYEGLYGEQGSVVGRLAAIVSKLNDAQHIDPRLKEVVETCEAAIASVEDAAAQLRDYRERVAFDPERLEQVEGRLHEIGKLKRKYGGSIAEILACAASAEEELQRLMSSEARGQQIDRELATLDETLMQQAAALTACRKAAAERLAAAVRQELQALRMERADFVVQIRTRAGSDDSCLQAYGADEVEFLIAPNPGEELKPLGRIASGGELSRVMLAIKAILAAADQVPTLVFDEVDVGIGGGMAEVVGQKLWAIGRGRQVLSITHLPQIAALADRHLSIVKRLKGARTEIAVEKLEGEERVREIARMLGAKGRSGTPLHHAQEILETASRWKATRASGAST